TTACCTCGTACTCTGAAATGTCCAGCGATTCTTTAACCATCTCCACGGCTTCGTCTAAATCCTTAGTCCTCCAGATGCCAGGTCTTTCCTCTTCCTTTACTTTGACTTTTTTTAGTTCCTCTTCGAGCTGTTTTTTGATGTCATCAACTTCTTTTTTGAACTTAAGAAAGGCTATTGAAGGTGAAAAAGCAACGTAAACTCTTGGAGAGCTCTCTATTTCACTCACAAATCCCCTTGCTTTTAATGAGGCTATTGTATCATAAACTCTGTTATATGGAATTCCACTTCTCTCTGAAATTTCCTTTGCAGTACTTGGACCATAGACCAATAGTGTCCAGTAAGTTAAAACTTCATATTTTGTGAAGCCAAGCCTTGTGAGCATTGTCAAGACCTTTTCACTTATCTCCATTTCTCATCACTGTTGAATAAATGAGCTAAAAAGGTCTAAATACCTTTCTAAATGCTTTGTTATTAGGAAGTTCTCCTTAACCCTTTCCTTAGCTTTCTTACCCATTTTCTCTGCAACTTCTGGATGTTTAAGCAAATAAAGTGCTTTTTCTGCTGCTTCGTCAACTGTCTTAATTAAAAATCCCGTTTCACCATCAACTACTTGTAGCCTAATTCCACCTACTGCCCTGCCTATCACTGGCTTCTCTTTCCACATTGCCTCGCTGACTGTTAATCCAAAGCCCTCTCTTGTTGACATCTGAAGAACAACGTCACTTGCTCTCTGGAAGGCGTTTACTTCCTTAGCATGAACGCCAATGAGATTTGTGAGGATTTTTACATCATAATCCTCTCCAACTTTTCTGAGAACTTTCTCAAAATATATCCATCCTTCTGGATCATCATGTGCCATTGCACTGACAAGTAAAAGTTGAACGTCAGGTATTTTCTCCTTAACTTTTCTGTAAACTTCAATTGCATCAAATACTCCCTTCCATGGATCAAATCTTGCAACTTGGGTTATCTTGGGTCTGTCTGGGTCTACATCAAACTTTTCCAAGATTTTTAGAATTTCGCTCTCCTTTAGTTCAATGTTCTTTTCACTAAGAGGGTCTATTGAAGGCGGCATTATAACAACTTTGTTTTTATCGAGGTCGCTCTGTGCATATTCCGGCATATGAAAGATATAGCGATCGTATTTTTCAACAAACTGTCTTAGGAAGCCCCAGAATTCTATGTTTGGATCGCTTAAATCAATATGACAGCGCCAAATCCAGGGCTTCTTTTTCTCATAGAACTCTATTAAAGGAGCTGGCTGTGGATCGTGAACAACAACATAGTCAAAAACACTCAAATCAAAATCCTTTGAGTTCTTTTCATTGACGCTAAGGTAAAGCTTCTTCATTTCCTCTGTGAGCTTAAGCTCTTTATTTCCCTGCAAAGCATTGTGGAAAGACTTGGTAACTTTGAAAAATTCATCTGTTCCTTCAATCACAAACCATCTGGCATCAATCCCAAGACTTCTCATCAAAGGTATCAAGTTATGAAGTATCTCAGCAACTCCTCCACCATAAGCTGTTGAATTTACATTCGCAATAGATGATCCTTCAAGTTTCTCAGCTTTTCTCTTTATCATTTCTATTACATTTCCTCCAACAATACTAGAGTACTCATCAATTGTTTTTTCCTTAAGCTCCTTGACTTCGAACATAAGCTACCACCTTTTACTTTTAGTATATAATATTCCAGACATTTTTGGCACTGATTATATAAAAAGTTTTTTGCAAAATCTATTTTTATTAAATTGCATACTTGAATTATATACATTCTAGAAAAATTTGACAGCATTTTCTTGATATTTACCAAGAATATTTTTGCTCTTATCTTTTATAAATAAGAGAGCATTGCTCCGAAAAATATAAATATACTAAGAGTAAACAACACTGATGAACAAACATTAAAGAGGTGCCATACATGAGACGTAATGTTAAAAAATTGGCATTGTTGTTGAGTTTGCTTTTGCTTGGTGTAGTCATTGCAGGGTGTATTTCCCAAAAGGAGACAACTTCACCAAGCCCTACAACAACAGAAAAACCCACAGAGGTTAAGCCTGTTGAAGTAATAGTCTATGGTCAGTGGGGTGGTAGTGAAGGAGAGGCATTTATGAAAGCTGTTGAAGAGTTTAACAAAGCTCATAAAGACATACAAATTAAATATGTTCAGCAATCAAAACTTAGAGATGCTGTTTTAAGCGAATTAGCTGCTGGTTCACCTAACTTTGATATTGCAATTCTCCCATGGCCCGCCTTGATAAAGGAACTTGGCCAAAAAGGCCAGCTTGAGGATCTAACTCCAATCGTAAACAAGTATTCTGGACAAATTATGCAAAACCTCCTTGATCCAGTTAATCTGAATGGCGTTTACTATGGAATCCCAATTAAAGCATGGGCAAAGCCCGGAATTTGGTACAATGTTCATGTCTTTAAGGACAACAACCTTGAGCCTCCAAAGACTCTAGACGAACTCAAACAAGTATGTGATGTATTGAAGAGCAAAGGAATCCAACCTCTGGCAAGCGGTGCCGCTGATAAGTGGCCATTGAGTGATGTCTTTGAAGCTGTTCTCCTTAGAGTTGGTGGTCCAGAACTTCACCAAAAGCTCATGAAGCACGAGGTTTCTTGGACAGATCCACAGGTTCTCGAGGTATTTAAGATTATAAGCGACCTCCTCAAGCAAGGTTGCTATGGCGACCCCAAAGTTGCAATTGGTGAGAAGTGGGAAGCTCAAGTGGCAAGATTAGGAAAGGGAGAAGTTGCCATGTACTTCATGGGCAACTGGATCAACTTAATGCTCCAGAGCGAAGGATATAAGCCTGGTGTTGATTATGACTTAATACCATTCCCGAAGATTAATGACGTTCCACAAGCAATTGTTGCTGGTGGTGACTGGGTTATAGTTCCAAAGAATGCTCCGCACAAAGAGGCAGCATTGAAGGTTGCAGAATGGTTTGCAGGACCAGAATACCAAGAGATAATGGTAAGGGGGAAAGGCTACCTTGCTCCAAACTTAGCAGTTCCAAAAGAGGCATATGATCCAGCAGACTACAGAGTAGTTGAGATTATGAAAGATTCTATAGTGGTTCCTGATCTAGACGACAACGTACCGAGTGGATTCCAGCCGGTCATTTGGGACGCACTCTTTAGGTTATGGGCAAATCCCGATGACTACCAGAAGATTGCTGAAGAGTTAGAGAAGCAGGCAAAAGATTATTATACGAGCTGAGGTGAAGTAAATGGGCGGACGGAAGGATTATCTAACTAAAGATTTTTTTATCCTGATGACGCCCGCCTTTATACTCCTTTTTATTTTTATCGTGTATCCAATATTGAATACATTTTACCTAGGCTTCTTTAAGTGGGATGGATTTACACCTCCTGAGTTTGTTGGCTTACAGAATTATGAAAAGATGCTCGATTATGAGCTGTTCCGGACTTCAATCAAGAATAATGCTTTCTTATTCATAACTTTCTTACCACTCACAACCCTCTCAGGTTTGGGATTCTCAATACTCCTTCACAATAAAGAAGTCGTTGGGAGAAATGTTCTGAGAGGTATTGTTATGCTCGGAATGGTCATGCCTTTAACCGTTGTTGGTATAGTTTGGATGCTACTCTTGGATCCACGTTCTGGAATTGTTAACAAAGTCCTTGAACTTCTGGGGGGCTCTCCAAGAGCATGGATACAAGACCCCTCAACTGCAATATATTTTGTTCTGTTAGGTTCTCTCTGGGCTTGGTTAGGTTTTTCAACTACGGTATTTCTTGCTGGACTTGAGGGAATTGACAGAGAAATACTCGAAGCAGCCATAATTGATGGTGCAAATCCATGGCAGAAATTCAGATATGTCATTTTACCTCTTTTAAAGCCAGCTCTAATAGTAGTTACCACAATGAGCTCAATATATATCTTAAAGGTCTTCGATTTGATATTCGTTCTCTCAGGTGAATCTATACCACTCTATCTATCGGTGTTGGCATATTTAGTATACTACGAAGCATTCTTCAGATATAGATGGGGCTTTGCAGCCGCTGTAGCGACTTTCCTAACAGTAGCAGTCTTCGTATTTTCAATTGGAATGCTTAAGAGAATGAT
The nucleotide sequence above comes from Thermococcus sp. M39. Encoded proteins:
- the treT gene encoding trehalose synthase, with the protein product MFEVKELKEKTIDEYSSIVGGNVIEMIKRKAEKLEGSSIANVNSTAYGGGVAEILHNLIPLMRSLGIDARWFVIEGTDEFFKVTKSFHNALQGNKELKLTEEMKKLYLSVNEKNSKDFDLSVFDYVVVHDPQPAPLIEFYEKKKPWIWRCHIDLSDPNIEFWGFLRQFVEKYDRYIFHMPEYAQSDLDKNKVVIMPPSIDPLSEKNIELKESEILKILEKFDVDPDRPKITQVARFDPWKGVFDAIEVYRKVKEKIPDVQLLLVSAMAHDDPEGWIYFEKVLRKVGEDYDVKILTNLIGVHAKEVNAFQRASDVVLQMSTREGFGLTVSEAMWKEKPVIGRAVGGIRLQVVDGETGFLIKTVDEAAEKALYLLKHPEVAEKMGKKAKERVKENFLITKHLERYLDLFSSFIQQ
- a CDS encoding ABC transporter substrate-binding protein gives rise to the protein MRRNVKKLALLLSLLLLGVVIAGCISQKETTSPSPTTTEKPTEVKPVEVIVYGQWGGSEGEAFMKAVEEFNKAHKDIQIKYVQQSKLRDAVLSELAAGSPNFDIAILPWPALIKELGQKGQLEDLTPIVNKYSGQIMQNLLDPVNLNGVYYGIPIKAWAKPGIWYNVHVFKDNNLEPPKTLDELKQVCDVLKSKGIQPLASGAADKWPLSDVFEAVLLRVGGPELHQKLMKHEVSWTDPQVLEVFKIISDLLKQGCYGDPKVAIGEKWEAQVARLGKGEVAMYFMGNWINLMLQSEGYKPGVDYDLIPFPKINDVPQAIVAGGDWVIVPKNAPHKEAALKVAEWFAGPEYQEIMVRGKGYLAPNLAVPKEAYDPADYRVVEIMKDSIVVPDLDDNVPSGFQPVIWDALFRLWANPDDYQKIAEELEKQAKDYYTS
- a CDS encoding carbohydrate ABC transporter permease, coding for MGGRKDYLTKDFFILMTPAFILLFIFIVYPILNTFYLGFFKWDGFTPPEFVGLQNYEKMLDYELFRTSIKNNAFLFITFLPLTTLSGLGFSILLHNKEVVGRNVLRGIVMLGMVMPLTVVGIVWMLLLDPRSGIVNKVLELLGGSPRAWIQDPSTAIYFVLLGSLWAWLGFSTTVFLAGLEGIDREILEAAIIDGANPWQKFRYVILPLLKPALIVVTTMSSIYILKVFDLIFVLSGESIPLYLSVLAYLVYYEAFFRYRWGFAAAVATFLTVAVFVFSIGMLKRMIQERREV